A single window of Gemmatimonadaceae bacterium DNA harbors:
- a CDS encoding type II toxin-antitoxin system HicB family antitoxin → MKGIIMRNFTKSAEDYLKDAYSRILMPDKESGTYTAEILEFHGCIAQGDTPAEAYENLEEAARGWIEASLDLNQNIPAPAQAIS, encoded by the coding sequence ATGAAAGGAATTATTATGAGAAATTTCACAAAAAGCGCGGAAGATTATCTTAAAGATGCATACTCAAGAATTCTTATGCCTGATAAGGAAAGTGGTACATATACTGCAGAAATATTAGAGTTCCATGGCTGTATAGCACAAGGAGATACGCCTGCTGAAGCTTATGAGAATCTAGAAGAGGCTGCAAGAGGATGGATCGAAGCATCTTTGGATTTAAATCAAAATATTCCTGCTCCAGCACAAGCGATTTC